A part of Deltaproteobacteria bacterium genomic DNA contains:
- a CDS encoding glycosyl transferase, whose amino-acid sequence MADFYHAGTITTLHRLGKPKTERLLAELELYSLVRPIALVLPALYSDVMSEAMKGIREELKGARFIREIVLVLGPATDDEYRAVKEFMSVLPHEVTIIHTSGNRMRELYSTLEQKGVSPGKDGKGRSAWTAYGYVIASGKSSIIALHDCDIQNYSLDLLGRLCYPVVSPTLDYVFCKGYYARITDRMHGRVTRLFLTPLVRALQKMVVNQPFIDFLDGFRYPLAGEFSMTVDVARINRIPWDWGLEVGMLAEVYRNYTTKRVCQVDIAENYEHKHQILSAEDPSTGLMKMSIDIAKSIFRTVASEGVVFSDGFFKSLMAAYLKMAEDSIVKYESDAAINGLFYDRHEEAAMVDAFTRSIMEAAKTISESPLGAPMIPNWNRVISATPGILERLKAVIEEDNKLAFSAASRPQQGNSQAQ is encoded by the coding sequence ATGGCTGACTTCTACCACGCCGGGACCATCACGACCCTTCACAGGCTGGGGAAACCCAAGACCGAGCGCCTTCTGGCGGAACTCGAGCTTTACAGTCTCGTGCGCCCGATAGCGCTGGTCCTCCCCGCGCTTTATTCGGATGTCATGAGCGAGGCCATGAAGGGCATCAGGGAGGAGCTCAAGGGGGCCCGCTTCATAAGGGAGATCGTCCTTGTGCTCGGCCCGGCAACCGATGACGAGTACAGGGCTGTCAAGGAGTTCATGTCAGTCCTCCCGCACGAGGTCACGATAATCCACACGAGCGGGAATAGGATGAGGGAGCTCTACTCCACCCTCGAGCAAAAGGGGGTGAGCCCAGGGAAGGACGGCAAGGGCAGGTCCGCCTGGACGGCCTATGGCTACGTCATAGCTAGCGGCAAATCGAGCATAATAGCGTTGCATGACTGCGACATACAGAACTACAGCCTAGACCTACTGGGCAGGCTATGCTACCCGGTCGTGAGCCCGACCCTCGACTACGTCTTCTGCAAGGGCTACTACGCGCGCATAACCGACAGGATGCACGGCAGGGTCACGAGGCTCTTCCTCACCCCGCTCGTGAGGGCGCTCCAGAAGATGGTCGTGAACCAGCCTTTCATAGATTTCCTCGACGGCTTCAGGTACCCGCTCGCCGGGGAGTTCTCGATGACCGTGGACGTGGCCAGGATAAACAGGATACCCTGGGACTGGGGCCTTGAGGTGGGGATGCTCGCCGAGGTCTACAGGAACTACACGACCAAACGCGTATGCCAGGTCGACATAGCCGAGAACTATGAGCACAAGCACCAGATACTCTCGGCCGAGGACCCCTCTACAGGGCTCATGAAGATGAGCATCGATATAGCGAAGTCCATATTCAGGACCGTCGCGTCAGAGGGGGTCGTCTTCTCGGACGGGTTTTTCAAGTCGCTCATGGCCGCTTACCTCAAGATGGCCGAGGACAGCATAGTGAAATACGAGAGCGACGCGGCGATTAACGGTCTCTTCTACGACAGGCACGAGGAGGCGGCGATGGTCGACGCCTTCACCAGGTCGATAATGGAGGCGGCAAAGACGATAAGCGAAAGCCCGCTCGGGGCCCCCATGATACCCAACTGGAACAGGGTCATCTCGGCGACCCCCGGAATTCTGGAGCGCCTCAAGGCAGTCATAGAGGAGGACAACAAGCTCGCCTTCAGTGCGGCCTCTCGTCCCCAGCAAGGAAACTCTCAAGCACAGTGA